The following proteins are encoded in a genomic region of Gimesia algae:
- the metG gene encoding methionine--tRNA ligase has protein sequence MTQRRILVTAALPYANGDIHIGHLVEYIQTDIWVRFQKLRGHACRFFCADDTHGTAIMIRARQEGRSEEALIADVQQKHITDFAGFNIEFDNYGSTNSEQNRKLCYEIWEALRAAGLVVEKEVTQLFDVQENTFLADRFVKGTCPKCKAPDQYGDNCDKCGSTYTPADLTDPISTLSNTTPELRTASHLFVRIEDLHGFLDEWTQSGEHLQSEVANYLKGHFLGDPLRDWDISRPAPYFGFEIPDSPGNYWYVWFDAPIGYIASTLEWCEKHGEDFDQWWKNPETEVHHFIGKDITYFHTLFWPAMLKTAGFNLPEKVHIHGFLTVDGEKMSKSKGTFVKAATYLNHLDPACLRYYYASKLGSRLDDLDLNLDEFIQKVNSDLVGKVVNLASRSAKFVANTGLSAAYPEDGGLFAHAASRSDAIAAAYEVCDYNGAMREILALADRANKYVEDQKPWELRKEESRQAELQNICTISLNLFRQIVIYLTPVLPQLSQQTGELLNDPIVNWDQAQTPLAGTAVNKFQHMFKRIEEKQVQAMTEEAREDVAAAESEAAASQWNDSGTALEQEPMSEECTIDDFVKVDLRVARIVDANSVPEADKLLQLTLSLGGDERRNVFAGIKSAYNPEDLVGRLVICCANLKPRKMRFGTSEGMVLASGPGGKDVFLLSPDEGAVPGQRVH, from the coding sequence ATGACCCAACGTCGCATCTTAGTCACCGCGGCCCTGCCTTATGCCAACGGTGACATTCACATCGGCCATCTCGTGGAATACATCCAGACTGATATCTGGGTGCGATTCCAGAAACTGCGCGGCCACGCCTGCCGCTTCTTCTGTGCTGACGATACGCATGGAACAGCGATTATGATCCGCGCCCGCCAGGAAGGCCGATCGGAAGAAGCGCTGATCGCTGATGTCCAGCAAAAACACATTACTGACTTCGCCGGTTTCAATATTGAATTCGATAATTACGGCAGCACCAACAGCGAACAGAATCGCAAACTGTGTTATGAAATCTGGGAAGCGTTACGGGCCGCCGGACTGGTCGTTGAGAAAGAAGTGACTCAGCTGTTCGACGTGCAGGAAAATACGTTTCTGGCCGATCGCTTTGTAAAAGGGACCTGTCCCAAATGTAAAGCCCCCGATCAGTACGGCGACAACTGCGATAAATGCGGGAGCACCTACACGCCCGCCGACCTGACTGATCCGATCAGTACGCTGTCGAATACCACGCCTGAATTGCGTACCGCCAGCCATCTGTTTGTCCGCATTGAAGATCTGCACGGCTTCCTCGATGAATGGACACAGTCGGGCGAACATCTGCAGTCCGAAGTCGCCAACTATCTGAAAGGGCACTTCCTGGGTGACCCGCTGCGCGACTGGGATATCTCCCGCCCCGCGCCTTACTTCGGATTTGAAATTCCGGACAGTCCCGGTAACTACTGGTATGTCTGGTTTGACGCCCCCATCGGTTATATCGCTTCGACTTTGGAATGGTGTGAAAAGCACGGCGAAGACTTCGACCAGTGGTGGAAGAACCCCGAAACCGAAGTGCATCACTTCATCGGCAAAGACATCACCTATTTTCATACGTTGTTCTGGCCCGCGATGCTGAAGACAGCGGGTTTCAACCTGCCCGAGAAGGTCCATATTCACGGCTTCCTGACCGTGGATGGCGAAAAAATGTCCAAATCCAAAGGGACATTCGTCAAAGCGGCGACCTATCTGAACCACCTCGACCCGGCCTGCCTGCGTTACTATTACGCGTCCAAACTGGGATCGAGACTGGACGACCTGGACCTGAACCTGGATGAATTCATTCAGAAAGTGAATTCCGACCTGGTCGGCAAGGTGGTCAATCTGGCCAGCCGCTCGGCGAAGTTCGTCGCGAATACGGGTCTGTCTGCTGCTTATCCGGAGGACGGCGGTCTGTTCGCGCACGCCGCCAGCCGCAGCGATGCGATTGCCGCCGCTTACGAAGTCTGCGATTACAACGGCGCGATGCGAGAAATTCTCGCGCTGGCGGATCGGGCCAATAAGTATGTCGAAGATCAGAAGCCGTGGGAACTCCGCAAGGAGGAAAGCCGCCAGGCAGAGCTACAGAATATCTGTACGATCTCGTTAAATCTGTTTCGGCAGATTGTAATCTACCTGACCCCGGTGCTGCCGCAGCTCTCGCAGCAAACCGGAGAACTGTTGAACGATCCGATTGTGAACTGGGATCAGGCACAGACGCCCCTCGCGGGAACGGCCGTCAATAAATTCCAGCATATGTTTAAACGAATAGAAGAAAAACAGGTACAAGCCATGACTGAAGAAGCAAGAGAAGATGTTGCCGCTGCTGAAAGTGAAGCAGCAGCCTCACAGTGGAACGACAGCGGAACAGCCCTTGAGCAGGAGCCGATGTCGGAAGAATGCACGATTGATGACTTCGTCAAAGTCGATCTGCGTGTTGCCCGGATTGTGGATGCGAACTCGGTTCCCGAAGCGGATAAGCTGCTGCAGCTGACACTGAGTCTGGGAGGCGATGAACGCCGCAATGTGTTTGCCGGCATCAAGAGCGCGTATAACCCGGAAGATCTGGTCGGCCGACTGGTGATCTGCTGTGCGAATCTCAAGCCCCGCAAAATGCGGTTTGGCACGAGTGAAGGCATGGTGCTGGCCTCCGGACCGGGCGGGAAGGACGTCTTTCTGCTCTCCCCGGACGAAGGAGCGGTGCCCGGTCAACGCGTGCATTAA